A single genomic interval of Spirosoma taeanense harbors:
- a CDS encoding tetratricopeptide repeat protein: protein MEILVTAAIIGYIIYLRYYADLRNTSEQDLEKLQVGIKLYNSGQFSDALVFFTQYLQKEPKSSVAYLYQARCYRALGQLPTAIEALKTGESYDDTVADLHLEMGQILYDQQAYAEAFLEFDKAVFYSKGSQADAFEWRGLTRQKLQQLLEAEQDLERALTLRQSEVAGKSASGRASDTFFDRKLLSHAIVILVNSGLLLLVIKKAGVIHLPYLLAAIAAAVIGFLEPKKGWVLAILQAATLWIGYTFFTEAPQNSGTRELELFGLYGSIILTFIGSFIGGILKRQLAH, encoded by the coding sequence ATGGAAATACTGGTTACAGCGGCCATTATTGGGTATATCATCTATCTGCGCTATTACGCTGATTTACGCAATACGTCAGAGCAGGACCTTGAAAAATTGCAGGTTGGCATTAAACTCTACAACAGCGGTCAATTCTCCGATGCACTGGTGTTTTTTACGCAGTATCTCCAAAAAGAGCCTAAATCAAGCGTGGCTTACCTGTATCAAGCTCGGTGTTATCGCGCTCTAGGCCAGCTACCAACTGCTATTGAGGCATTAAAGACAGGGGAAAGCTACGACGACACCGTTGCCGACCTGCATCTGGAGATGGGGCAGATTCTGTATGATCAGCAGGCCTACGCCGAAGCGTTCCTGGAATTTGACAAAGCGGTATTTTATTCAAAAGGCTCGCAGGCCGATGCATTTGAGTGGCGGGGCCTAACCCGGCAAAAACTTCAGCAGCTCTTAGAAGCCGAACAGGACCTGGAACGGGCCCTTACATTAAGACAATCCGAAGTCGCGGGCAAGTCGGCGTCGGGCCGGGCGTCAGATACGTTTTTTGACCGGAAGCTCCTGAGCCACGCCATCGTGATTTTGGTGAATAGCGGCCTGTTGCTGCTGGTAATCAAAAAAGCGGGTGTTATTCATTTGCCTTACCTGCTGGCCGCTATTGCAGCCGCCGTTATTGGGTTTCTGGAACCTAAGAAAGGCTGGGTTCTGGCTATTTTGCAGGCTGCAACGCTTTGGATTGGCTACACGTTTTTCACGGAAGCCCCTCAGAACAGCGGAACCCGCGAGCTGGAATTATTCGGCCTCTACGGGTCCATCATTCTTACGTTCATTGGCAGTTTCATCGGTGGCATATTAAAACGGCAATTAGCTCACTAA
- a CDS encoding PfkB family carbohydrate kinase — protein sequence MSLLTIGSVAFDALETPFGKTDKIIGGAATYITLSASYFTKENNLVAVVGDDFPQSMIDDLNQHGVNTEGLQVRVGEKTFFWSGKYHNDMNTRDTVEVQLNVMEDFDPVIPDSYQNCQYLMLGNTAPAIQRTVIERLHNRPKLIVLDTMNLWIEIANPDLMTLLPMVDVLVVNDEEARQLTGEYALVKAAARIRQMGPKTVIIKKGEHGALLFHEGQIFFAPALPLEAVFDPTGAGDTFAGGFIGYLAKTDDISFDNMKRAIIYGSAMASFCVEKFGAERIMNLTQEEIQARVSEFVRLSAFGLV from the coding sequence ATGAGCTTACTTACCATTGGTTCAGTAGCGTTTGATGCGCTGGAAACTCCGTTCGGCAAGACCGACAAGATCATCGGCGGTGCTGCTACGTATATCACGCTGTCGGCGTCGTACTTTACCAAAGAGAATAACCTGGTGGCCGTCGTCGGCGACGACTTTCCGCAGTCGATGATCGACGACCTTAACCAGCACGGGGTGAACACCGAAGGCTTGCAGGTGCGGGTAGGGGAGAAGACCTTCTTCTGGTCGGGTAAATATCATAACGATATGAATACCCGCGATACGGTTGAGGTACAACTGAATGTAATGGAAGACTTCGATCCGGTCATTCCCGATTCGTATCAGAACTGCCAGTACCTGATGCTGGGCAATACGGCTCCGGCCATTCAACGGACCGTAATCGAGCGGCTGCACAACCGTCCAAAACTGATTGTGCTGGATACGATGAATCTCTGGATCGAGATTGCCAATCCCGACCTGATGACGCTTCTACCTATGGTCGACGTTCTGGTGGTGAACGATGAAGAAGCCCGGCAGCTAACCGGCGAATATGCGCTGGTAAAGGCGGCTGCCAGAATTCGTCAGATGGGCCCTAAAACGGTGATTATCAAAAAAGGCGAACACGGAGCACTGCTCTTCCACGAAGGTCAGATTTTCTTTGCTCCGGCGCTGCCGCTCGAAGCGGTGTTCGACCCAACCGGCGCGGGTGATACATTTGCGGGCGGTTTTATCGGCTATTTAGCCAAAACCGACGACATCTCGTTCGACAATATGAAGCGGGCCATTATTTACGGTTCGGCGATGGCGTCGTTCTGCGTGGAAAAATTTGGTGCCGAACGCATTATGAACCTGACTCAGGAGGAAATTCAGGCGCGAGTCAGCGAGTTTGTGCGTCTGTCAGCGTTTGGACTGGTATAA
- the cysS gene encoding cysteine--tRNA ligase produces MQPLQLYNTLSRKKDLFEPLNPPYVGMYVCGPTVYNYVHLGNVRTFLTFDTLFRYLTFIGYKVRYVRNLTDVGHLVGDGDDGEDKIGRMAKLEKVEPMEIVQRFTNDFHTVMGQFNALPPSIEPTATGHMVEQIEAVQALLDKGLAYESNGSVYFNIEKYNQEGGNYGKLSGRILDDLLNETRELDGQSEKRNPLDFAIWKRAAPEHLMRWNSPWGEGFPGWHLECTCMSTKYLGKQFDIHGGGMDLKFPHHECEIAQGDGLTGHDPVRYWMHSNMLTVNGQKMSKSLGNSFLPAELFAGSHYLLEQAYSPMTVRFFMLQSHYRSTLDFSNDALKAAQKGYRRLANGLRVIKTMTYQPAEGVQPDEKKQQDIRQAVQQFYDAMNDDLNTAVAIAQLFTLLKYVNMLYLNQLQGATLGEDTFTLLKDSFVTFMQDVLGLKEEGTDNQPILEGLLTLYREYKEQKQYDKVDQIRSYFRAQGLAIKDMKHQIDWAYEE; encoded by the coding sequence ATGCAGCCGCTTCAGTTATACAATACGCTTTCCCGCAAAAAAGACTTGTTTGAACCGCTCAATCCGCCTTACGTCGGCATGTACGTCTGCGGCCCAACGGTTTACAATTACGTTCACCTCGGCAACGTCCGTACGTTCCTGACCTTCGATACGCTGTTTCGGTATCTGACCTTCATTGGCTACAAAGTTCGGTACGTCCGTAACCTTACTGACGTTGGCCACCTCGTTGGCGACGGCGATGATGGCGAAGACAAAATCGGACGCATGGCCAAACTGGAGAAGGTTGAACCCATGGAGATTGTGCAACGCTTCACGAACGATTTCCACACGGTGATGGGGCAATTCAACGCCCTGCCGCCGAGCATCGAGCCAACCGCTACGGGTCATATGGTCGAACAGATTGAAGCCGTGCAGGCGCTGCTGGACAAAGGACTGGCTTATGAATCGAATGGCTCGGTGTATTTTAATATTGAGAAGTACAATCAGGAAGGCGGCAATTACGGCAAGCTCTCCGGTCGCATTCTGGACGATCTGCTCAACGAAACACGCGAGCTGGACGGCCAGTCGGAGAAACGTAACCCGCTTGATTTTGCCATCTGGAAGCGGGCCGCGCCCGAACACCTCATGCGCTGGAATTCGCCCTGGGGCGAAGGATTTCCGGGCTGGCACCTGGAGTGCACCTGCATGAGCACTAAATACCTTGGCAAGCAGTTCGACATTCACGGGGGTGGCATGGACCTGAAATTTCCGCACCACGAGTGCGAAATTGCGCAGGGCGACGGCCTGACCGGACACGATCCCGTTCGGTACTGGATGCACTCTAACATGCTGACCGTTAATGGCCAGAAAATGTCGAAGTCACTGGGTAATTCGTTTTTACCTGCCGAGTTGTTTGCCGGTAGCCATTACCTGCTCGAACAGGCTTACAGCCCTATGACAGTGCGTTTTTTCATGCTGCAGTCGCACTACCGCTCAACGCTCGATTTCTCCAACGATGCGCTTAAAGCCGCGCAGAAAGGGTATCGTCGGCTGGCTAATGGCTTACGGGTTATCAAAACAATGACCTATCAGCCAGCCGAAGGCGTTCAGCCCGACGAGAAAAAGCAGCAGGATATCCGCCAGGCCGTACAGCAGTTTTACGACGCCATGAACGACGATCTGAACACCGCCGTGGCCATTGCGCAGCTGTTTACCCTGTTAAAGTATGTTAATATGCTTTACCTGAACCAGCTTCAGGGAGCTACGCTCGGCGAGGATACGTTTACCCTATTGAAAGACTCTTTCGTTACGTTTATGCAGGATGTTCTTGGCCTAAAGGAAGAGGGAACGGACAATCAGCCTATACTCGAAGGTTTGCTGACGCTATACCGCGAATACAAAGAGCAGAAGCAATATGATAAGGTTGATCAGATTCGTTCCTATTTCAGAGCGCAGGGGCTGGCGATCAAAGACATGAAACACCAGATTGACTGGGCCTACGAAGAGTAA
- a CDS encoding M28 family peptidase, translated as MTRLPFYLLALVLFVSACKSKPNQSEATQTADQVPTVQAPAFNADSAYAYIEQQVKFGPRVPNTPAHVQAGNYLVAKLKQFGCAVTEQNFVATTWDGKKLNARNIIGSINPTATKRIVLTSHWDSRPTADQDPDAADKSKSVLGANDGASGVGVLLELARTIQQTQQKPAVGIDIIFFDAEDWGNGEKAGNDYETQSGNQYDYIGFCLGSRYWAKNLHKPGYSAYYGILLDMVGAKGATFAKEGYSMQFAPSVVNNVWQTASRLGYSQYFVDTPGGQITDDHVAPNTIAKIPMIDIIHTNIGSGGFFPAWHTAEDNMSNIDRGTLKAVGQTLLQVAYNEQ; from the coding sequence ATGACCAGACTACCGTTCTATTTGCTTGCTTTAGTTTTGTTCGTGAGCGCCTGTAAATCCAAACCGAACCAGAGCGAGGCAACGCAGACTGCCGATCAGGTCCCTACTGTTCAGGCACCCGCTTTTAACGCCGATTCGGCTTATGCTTATATTGAACAGCAGGTAAAATTCGGCCCGCGTGTACCAAACACCCCCGCCCACGTTCAGGCAGGTAACTACTTGGTAGCAAAGCTGAAGCAGTTTGGTTGTGCAGTAACGGAACAGAACTTTGTAGCCACCACCTGGGACGGAAAAAAGCTCAACGCTCGTAACATCATCGGCAGTATTAATCCCACTGCCACCAAGCGGATTGTGTTGACATCGCACTGGGATTCGCGACCTACTGCCGATCAGGACCCCGACGCGGCCGATAAAAGCAAATCCGTACTGGGTGCCAACGACGGCGCCAGTGGCGTTGGGGTTCTGCTCGAACTGGCCCGCACCATTCAGCAGACCCAGCAAAAACCAGCTGTTGGCATCGATATTATTTTCTTTGATGCCGAGGACTGGGGTAATGGCGAGAAGGCGGGTAACGATTACGAAACCCAGAGTGGCAATCAGTACGATTACATCGGTTTCTGTCTAGGCTCGCGTTATTGGGCCAAGAATTTACATAAACCAGGCTACTCGGCTTATTACGGTATTCTGCTGGACATGGTTGGGGCTAAGGGAGCTACCTTTGCTAAAGAAGGCTATTCGATGCAGTTTGCCCCGAGCGTTGTAAACAATGTCTGGCAAACGGCCAGCCGGTTAGGCTACAGCCAGTATTTTGTCGATACGCCTGGCGGACAGATTACGGACGATCATGTTGCTCCGAATACCATTGCCAAAATTCCCATGATTGATATTATTCACACCAACATCGGATCGGGCGGGTTCTTTCCGGCCTGGCACACAGCCGAAGACAACATGAGTAATATTGACCGTGGTACGCTCAAAGCTGTTGGACAAACCCTGTTACAGGTAGCGTATAATGAGCAATAA
- the nadD gene encoding nicotinate (nicotinamide) nucleotide adenylyltransferase has product MKIGLFFGSFNPIHIGHLIIANTMANTTDLEQVWFVVSPQNPFKKTKSLLHEFDRFDMVERAIADNSRLKATNIEFSMPRPSYTIDTLTRLSEKYPQHEFRLIMGEDNLEQFANWKNYEKILEYYGLYVYPRPRALESLIKTHPNVRLVEAPLLDISATFIRDSIRSNRPIRYMVPEAVEEMIHRKKFYL; this is encoded by the coding sequence ATGAAAATAGGTCTCTTTTTTGGCTCGTTTAATCCCATTCATATTGGTCATCTGATTATTGCCAATACGATGGCCAACACGACGGATCTAGAGCAGGTGTGGTTTGTGGTATCACCCCAGAACCCGTTTAAAAAGACGAAGAGCCTGCTGCATGAGTTCGACCGATTCGATATGGTGGAGCGGGCTATTGCCGATAATAGCCGCCTGAAAGCGACCAATATCGAGTTTTCGATGCCTCGGCCCAGCTATACAATTGATACGCTGACCCGTCTGAGCGAAAAATATCCGCAGCACGAATTCAGGCTCATAATGGGCGAGGACAATCTAGAGCAGTTTGCCAACTGGAAGAATTACGAAAAAATCCTGGAGTATTACGGTCTGTACGTATATCCGCGACCGCGTGCTTTGGAGAGCTTGATCAAAACGCACCCGAATGTCCGGTTAGTCGAAGCTCCGCTACTGGATATTTCGGCGACGTTTATTCGGGATAGTATCCGGTCCAATCGGCCTATACGTTATATGGTACCAGAAGCAGTTGAAGAGATGATTCACCGGAAAAAGTTTTACTTATAG
- the gmk gene encoding guanylate kinase yields the protein MDGKLIIFSAPSGSGKTTIVKHLLAENDNLGFSISACTRDRRGRSEQNGKDYYFLTPEEFKQRIDNNEFVEWEEVYTGAFYGTLKSEIERLWASGKHVLFDVDVQGGLKLKQYYGDKALAVFVRVPNEETLRQRLIGRGSETEESLSKRLFKVHFEMSFEGRFDVVLVNDDLSTSLKKAQKLVDDFVIDNKIPPKSTVL from the coding sequence TTGGACGGTAAGCTTATCATCTTTTCAGCCCCTTCTGGCTCGGGCAAAACAACGATTGTCAAGCATTTGCTGGCCGAGAACGATAATCTCGGCTTTTCTATTTCGGCCTGCACCCGCGATCGTCGGGGCCGTAGCGAACAAAATGGCAAAGACTATTATTTTCTGACCCCCGAAGAGTTCAAGCAGAGGATTGATAACAATGAGTTTGTCGAGTGGGAAGAAGTATACACGGGTGCGTTCTATGGTACGTTAAAATCCGAGATTGAGCGCTTGTGGGCCAGCGGCAAACATGTTTTGTTTGACGTGGATGTACAGGGTGGATTAAAGCTCAAGCAATATTATGGCGATAAGGCCTTGGCCGTTTTTGTGAGGGTTCCGAATGAAGAAACGCTGCGGCAACGACTAATTGGCCGTGGTTCTGAGACAGAAGAAAGTCTATCAAAGCGACTGTTTAAAGTGCATTTTGAGATGAGCTTTGAAGGTCGTTTTGACGTTGTTCTTGTAAATGATGATCTGTCAACATCACTGAAAAAAGCACAGAAGCTGGTTGATGATTTTGTGATCGACAATAAAATTCCACCAAAATCGACAGTCTTATAA
- a CDS encoding sigma-70 family RNA polymerase sigma factor, whose translation MATIPEVMSDTPTRDDDQLLPDGGSNEQPSADAPARRYTEEQKYQVFNKEFMPHIDSMYNFAFRLTTDEDDANDLVQDTYLKAFRFISSFEQGTNAKAWLFRILKNSFINDYRKKSKEPAKVDYQDVETTYNSEDAETEHTVDLRAESVSDLIGDEVATALNSLPVDFRTVIILCDIEGFTYEEMAKILDIPIGTVRSRLHRARNLLKEKLRDYASSMGYNEENEE comes from the coding sequence ATGGCGACTATACCCGAAGTTATGTCAGATACGCCAACTCGCGACGACGATCAATTATTACCCGATGGCGGTTCTAACGAGCAGCCCTCTGCCGATGCGCCTGCCCGCCGATATACGGAAGAGCAGAAGTATCAGGTTTTCAATAAGGAGTTTATGCCACACATTGACTCCATGTATAATTTTGCCTTCCGACTGACAACCGATGAGGACGACGCCAATGACCTCGTGCAGGATACGTATTTAAAAGCTTTTCGGTTTATTTCGTCATTTGAGCAAGGAACTAACGCAAAAGCATGGCTGTTTCGAATACTGAAGAACAGCTTCATTAACGATTACCGGAAAAAAAGTAAGGAACCGGCTAAAGTAGATTATCAGGACGTTGAAACGACCTATAATTCTGAAGATGCCGAAACCGAGCACACGGTCGATTTGCGGGCCGAGTCTGTTTCCGATCTGATTGGTGATGAAGTAGCTACGGCGCTGAATTCCTTGCCCGTTGATTTTCGGACGGTGATTATCCTTTGCGATATTGAAGGGTTTACCTACGAAGAAATGGCCAAGATTCTGGACATCCCGATTGGTACAGTCCGGTCTCGTTTGCACCGCGCCCGCAACCTGTTGAAAGAAAAATTGCGTGATTACGCATCCTCGATGGGTTATAATGAAGAAAACGAAGAATAA
- a CDS encoding (Fe-S)-binding protein, protein MADMAAAGEEPEILFWVGCAGSFDDRYKRVTIAFVRILNHVGIKFAVLGPEEACTGDPARRAGNEFLFQMQAVSNIQVLNGYNVKKIVTACPHCFNTLKNEYPELGGKYEVIHHSQFLQGLINEGRVRVKDGQSFKGRRITFHDSCYLGRANKIYEAPREVLAALDADLVEMKRGRANGLCCGAGGGQYFKEPEPGNKDVNVERVEEALGTGADMIAVACPFCMTMMSDGVKNKNREDSVRVYDIAELIAQKEGL, encoded by the coding sequence ATGGCCGATATGGCTGCCGCGGGCGAAGAACCGGAGATTCTATTCTGGGTCGGTTGCGCCGGCTCGTTTGACGACCGCTATAAACGCGTAACGATCGCCTTTGTGCGGATCCTGAATCACGTTGGCATCAAATTCGCCGTGCTGGGGCCGGAAGAAGCCTGCACAGGCGACCCGGCACGTCGGGCCGGAAACGAATTTTTATTCCAGATGCAGGCTGTGTCGAACATTCAGGTTCTGAACGGCTATAACGTAAAAAAGATCGTAACGGCCTGCCCGCACTGTTTCAATACGCTGAAGAATGAGTACCCAGAACTGGGCGGGAAATATGAAGTTATTCATCACTCACAGTTTCTACAGGGATTGATTAATGAGGGGCGCGTTCGAGTAAAGGACGGGCAGTCGTTTAAGGGTCGGCGGATTACGTTCCATGATTCATGCTACCTGGGCCGGGCCAATAAAATTTATGAAGCGCCCCGCGAGGTGCTGGCCGCGCTGGATGCTGATCTGGTCGAGATGAAACGGGGGCGGGCCAATGGCCTGTGCTGCGGAGCCGGTGGAGGTCAGTATTTCAAAGAGCCTGAACCCGGTAATAAGGATGTCAACGTCGAGCGTGTAGAGGAAGCGCTCGGCACAGGCGCCGACATGATTGCCGTGGCCTGTCCGTTCTGTATGACGATGATGTCGGATGGCGTAAAGAATAAGAACCGCGAAGATTCGGTCCGGGTTTACGATATTGCCGAACTCATTGCTCAGAAAGAGGGTCTGTAA
- a CDS encoding 4Fe-4S dicluster domain-containing protein, which produces MDIFQQILFVAALAAAIWYITKRVRLITRAIKLGRPEDRTDNAGERMRVMLLVAFGQKKMFTKPLVGVMHFVIYAGFLIINIEILEIILDGILGTHRLFAPYITPVYPILIDVFEVLAFGVLAVCVAFLCRRFITRVNRLQASRHRELRGWPVSDATIILSAEIFLMIAFLTWNASDSVLRDRGVGHYGELQGIVPDFLVSQYFKPFFTGFSDTALIAYERAAWWLHILGILAFAVYVTYSKHLHIALGFPNVYFSDLQPKGEMQNMPEITKEVQLALGLPLTTEPDGSQENDNGQQPAEIGRFGAKDVYDLKWINLMNAYSCTECGRCTAACPANITGKKLSPRKIMMDTRDRMEDIQRGWQTQGNDFKDDKSLLGDYITAEELNACTTCQACINACPVNINPLDIILQLRRYRVMEESQAPASWNAMFSNIENNMAPWKFSPSDRFNWADQVNESQSK; this is translated from the coding sequence ATGGATATTTTTCAGCAAATTTTGTTTGTCGCAGCCCTGGCCGCAGCAATCTGGTACATAACCAAACGCGTGCGGCTCATTACCCGGGCCATTAAGCTGGGTCGGCCTGAAGATCGAACTGACAATGCCGGTGAGCGTATGCGAGTGATGCTGCTGGTAGCGTTTGGGCAGAAAAAGATGTTTACTAAGCCGCTGGTCGGGGTGATGCACTTTGTCATCTATGCTGGGTTTCTAATCATCAATATTGAGATTCTGGAGATCATTTTGGATGGTATTCTGGGAACGCACCGGCTATTTGCACCTTACATTACGCCGGTTTACCCGATTCTGATTGATGTGTTCGAAGTGCTGGCGTTTGGCGTGTTGGCGGTCTGCGTTGCGTTTCTGTGCCGACGATTTATTACCCGCGTTAATCGGTTACAGGCAAGTCGACACCGCGAACTGCGCGGCTGGCCGGTCTCCGATGCAACAATTATCTTATCGGCCGAAATCTTTCTGATGATTGCCTTTCTGACCTGGAATGCATCAGATAGTGTTTTGCGCGACCGGGGTGTTGGCCACTATGGAGAGTTGCAGGGCATTGTTCCCGATTTTCTGGTTAGTCAGTATTTCAAGCCGTTCTTTACCGGGTTCAGCGATACGGCGCTTATTGCTTACGAACGGGCTGCGTGGTGGCTGCACATCTTGGGTATTCTGGCTTTTGCCGTTTACGTAACGTATTCGAAGCACCTGCACATCGCTCTGGGCTTTCCGAATGTCTATTTTTCGGATCTGCAGCCGAAAGGCGAAATGCAGAATATGCCCGAAATTACGAAGGAGGTTCAGTTGGCCTTGGGCTTGCCTTTGACGACGGAGCCAGACGGTTCTCAGGAAAATGATAACGGTCAGCAGCCGGCTGAAATCGGCCGTTTTGGGGCAAAGGACGTATATGACCTGAAGTGGATCAATCTAATGAATGCCTATAGCTGCACCGAATGCGGTCGCTGTACGGCAGCCTGCCCGGCAAATATTACGGGCAAAAAATTGTCGCCCCGTAAGATTATGATGGATACCCGTGACCGGATGGAAGACATTCAGCGCGGCTGGCAAACCCAGGGTAACGATTTTAAAGACGACAAATCACTGCTCGGTGATTATATAACCGCAGAAGAACTGAACGCCTGCACCACCTGCCAGGCCTGTATAAACGCCTGTCCGGTTAACATCAATCCGCTGGACATTATTCTGCAGTTACGTCGCTACCGGGTGATGGAAGAATCGCAGGCGCCGGCGTCCTGGAATGCCATGTTCAGCAACATTGAAAATAATATGGCCCCCTGGAAATTCTCACCGAGCGACCGTTTCAACTGGGCCGATCAGGTAAACGAATCGCAAAGCAAATAA
- a CDS encoding MutS-related protein, with translation MPPETTFRHRQQEFTQVEQVAQRRYNQLAFWRLVWFIGSVGAVWLLIRLDQQWGAVATLLIGITGFLLLLKKHQNVRQERDLNHHLAFVNQDELARLKRQYLRPETGEQFASPTHYYSGDLDVFGKHSLFRLLNRTHTHLGQNQLAAWLQAPATFEVIQQRQQAVTELKPQLDWRQKFEALAYIEETISQSPNALVTWVTSENKSLPAYLNVVRFLFPVITLGVFVAWLSGYVPGVAVLGALAVHSLVLSRTGAQAKDVSEQTFEISAALRAFRALFQQAEQVNGESARLQVIQQALTATGHSASEAISQLARLTEGLNYRRNPYFYLLFGIATLWDIHNLFRLERWRQQYGPDLSRWFDALGELEALNSLAGFAFAHPDYSTPEIVNELLTLDVRSAAHPLLPLDRSIANSLSIAGSGQTVLITGSNMSGKSTFLRTVGANVVLALAGAVVSAERFVCSPVRVFTSMRTQDSLEESTSSFYAELKRLQTLISLTKEPDALPVLYFLDEILKGTNSADRHRGAEALIRQMHRTAASGFVSTHDLELGQLTDAADFVSNYHFQSDLHNGELVFDYKLRKGICGSFNASQLMRAIGIEVNLPEGQKL, from the coding sequence ATGCCGCCCGAAACAACCTTTCGTCACCGTCAGCAGGAATTTACACAAGTCGAACAGGTCGCCCAGCGCCGATACAATCAACTGGCGTTTTGGCGGCTTGTCTGGTTTATTGGCAGCGTAGGAGCCGTTTGGCTGCTTATCCGGCTCGATCAGCAGTGGGGAGCGGTAGCGACATTGCTGATTGGAATCACTGGCTTTCTGTTGCTGCTGAAAAAACACCAGAATGTCCGGCAGGAGCGGGATTTGAATCATCATCTGGCGTTCGTTAATCAGGATGAACTTGCCCGTCTGAAGCGGCAGTACCTGCGCCCCGAAACGGGTGAACAGTTTGCCAGCCCAACCCACTATTACTCCGGCGATCTGGACGTTTTCGGCAAGCATTCGTTGTTTCGGCTGCTCAATCGCACGCATACTCACCTAGGCCAGAACCAGTTGGCCGCCTGGCTGCAGGCTCCGGCGACCTTTGAAGTTATTCAGCAAAGACAGCAGGCTGTAACCGAGCTAAAACCTCAGCTTGACTGGCGGCAGAAATTTGAAGCATTAGCCTATATAGAGGAAACAATCAGTCAGTCGCCGAATGCGCTCGTTACGTGGGTTACGTCAGAAAATAAGTCGCTACCAGCTTACCTGAACGTAGTGCGATTTTTGTTCCCGGTAATTACCCTGGGTGTTTTTGTCGCGTGGCTGTCTGGCTATGTGCCGGGTGTGGCCGTTCTGGGAGCATTAGCAGTTCATAGCCTGGTGCTTAGCCGAACAGGCGCCCAGGCAAAAGACGTAAGTGAGCAGACATTCGAGATTTCGGCTGCGCTGCGGGCGTTTCGCGCCTTGTTTCAACAGGCTGAACAAGTAAATGGAGAATCAGCTCGCTTACAGGTTATTCAGCAGGCGCTGACGGCAACCGGACATTCTGCCTCCGAGGCTATCAGTCAATTAGCTCGGCTGACTGAAGGGTTGAATTACCGACGTAATCCCTATTTTTATCTGCTCTTCGGCATAGCCACGCTTTGGGATATTCATAACTTGTTTCGGCTGGAACGCTGGCGCCAGCAATATGGCCCTGATCTCAGCCGCTGGTTCGACGCTCTGGGCGAGCTGGAAGCACTCAATAGTCTGGCTGGTTTTGCCTTTGCGCATCCGGATTATTCTACGCCTGAGATCGTCAATGAGCTATTAACCCTAGATGTGCGTTCGGCGGCTCATCCCTTGTTGCCACTTGACCGTAGCATTGCTAATTCACTCTCAATCGCCGGTAGCGGCCAGACCGTACTTATTACCGGATCAAATATGTCTGGTAAGAGTACGTTCCTGCGCACAGTCGGCGCAAACGTTGTGCTGGCATTGGCGGGTGCTGTCGTGAGTGCAGAACGCTTCGTGTGTTCGCCGGTACGGGTGTTCACGAGTATGCGTACTCAGGATTCGCTCGAAGAAAGTACGTCCTCATTTTATGCTGAGCTAAAACGCCTACAGACGTTGATTAGTCTCACTAAAGAGCCTGATGCATTGCCTGTACTATATTTTCTGGATGAGATTCTGAAAGGTACGAACTCTGCCGATCGCCACCGGGGCGCCGAGGCCCTGATTCGTCAGATGCACCGCACGGCCGCATCGGGTTTTGTGTCAACCCATGATCTTGAACTGGGCCAACTGACGGATGCGGCTGATTTTGTCAGCAATTATCATTTCCAGTCCGATCTCCACAACGGCGAACTCGTATTCGATTATAAACTACGTAAAGGCATCTGCGGAAGCTTTAACGCCAGTCAGCTTATGCGGGCGATTGGCATTGAAGTAAACCTGCCTGAAGGCCAGAAACTCTAA
- a CDS encoding Fur family transcriptional regulator has protein sequence MTPAAKTLKDFNLRHTNGREEVLDLFLNAGHALAHNDVENGLGPDHDRVTIYRTLRTFLDKGLLHKVLDDEGGTKYALCRENCADGHHHHDHVHFKCEVCGQTTCLDKVRIPAIALPEGYDRREMNLLIQGVCQDCNK, from the coding sequence ATGACACCGGCCGCAAAAACTCTGAAAGACTTTAACCTTCGGCACACAAACGGGCGGGAGGAGGTGCTGGACTTGTTTCTGAACGCAGGTCATGCGCTGGCGCATAACGACGTAGAAAACGGTCTGGGGCCCGACCATGACCGCGTAACGATTTATCGAACGTTACGGACGTTTCTGGATAAAGGCTTACTCCACAAGGTTCTGGATGATGAGGGAGGCACTAAATACGCTCTCTGTCGGGAAAACTGCGCCGATGGACACCATCATCATGATCACGTCCATTTCAAATGTGAAGTCTGCGGTCAGACAACCTGCCTCGACAAGGTGCGTATTCCTGCCATAGCTTTGCCGGAAGGGTACGATCGTCGGGAAATGAACCTGCTGATTCAGGGCGTTTGCCAGGATTGTAATAAATGA